From Rhododendron vialii isolate Sample 1 chromosome 10a, ASM3025357v1, the proteins below share one genomic window:
- the LOC131302499 gene encoding basic endochitinase-like, protein MRILALISLSLLSILGALAVSPTPSSGGGGVSSLISKAVFEQMLKHRNDAACQGKGFYTYEAFIAAADAFETFGTTGSVATRKREVAAFLAQTSHETTGGWPTAPDGPYAWGYCFVTEQGNPGDYCFATPQYPCAAGKKYFGRGPIQIAYNYNYGPAGMAIGSDLLNNPERVATDPTISFKTALWFWMTPQSPKPSCHDVITGIWTPSAAHLAAGLVPGYGVITNIINGGIECGKGSTTQQEDRIGFYKRYSNIMGVGSGNNLDCNNQSPDFVEQSRSPGSSNVFVLQCTM, encoded by the exons ATGAGGATTTTGGCActaatttcactctctctcctctccataCTTGGAGCCTTGGCGGTATCACCGACCCCTAGCAGCGGTGGCGGCGGTGTCAGTTCTCTCATTAGCAAAGCCGTGTTTGAGCAGATGTTGAAGCACAGGAACGACGCAGCTTGCcaagggaaagggttttataCATACGAGGCGTTCATCGCTGCTGCCGATGCGTTTGAAACTTTTGGAACTACTGGGAGTGTTGCCACTAGGAAGAGAGAGGTTGCTGCTTTTTTGGCTCAAACTTCCCATGAAACTACTG GTGGGTGGCCAACGGCTCCAGATGGACCATATGCATGGGGATACTGCTTTGTTACGGAACAAGGAAACCCCGGGGATTATTGTTTTGCTACGCCACAATACCCTTGTGCTGCAGGGAAGAAGTACTTTGGCCGTGGTCCCATCCAAATTGCATA CAATTACAACTACGGTCCAGCTGGAATGGCCATAGGAAGCGATCTACTAAACAACCCAGAAAGAGTCGCAACCGACCCCACCATATCTTTCAAAACAGCCCTCTGGTTCTGGATGACTCCACAATCCCCGAAACCCTCCTGCCACGACGTCATCACCGGCATATGGACTCCGTCGGCCGCCCATTTGGCAGCAGGTTTGGTTCCAGGGTACGGTGTCATCACTAACATAATCAACGGCGGGATCGAGTGTGGAAAAGGGTCTACTACACAACAGGAGGATCGGATCGGGTTTTATAAGCGATACAGTAATATTATGGGAGTTGGTTCTGGAAATAATCTTGACTGCAATAACCAAAGTCCTGATTTCGTCGAACAAAGTAGATCTCCTGGGTCAAGCAATGTATTTGTTCTGCAATGTACTATGTAG
- the LOC131303206 gene encoding uncharacterized protein LOC131303206, translated as MASSPSSTSLQYQFRSISLPSRLHPHNSRIDVELNKLKTWQSSLVSSMVLTSGETIRTGLVGLAGLYSCVEELIPSPIAQAALVQHRNGVLVEEALEGSIGFLDSCNVARDLLLTMKQNVQDLQSVLRRKGGDSSIDGNITAYKSSQKEVKKESAKCIRALKKMEKQNDLCSIFVVNYHLSDVIRVLREVRIVTITVLRFFFLFLSMVDSRPRPSGWPLIKMLVVTRTKGLKSLNQIGSVDAALQSLHGCVRNNDPNSNVQITRRRLEALGDSMEGLETGLDCLYRQLVRNRVSLLNILAQ; from the coding sequence ATGGCAAGCTCTCCATCATCAACTTCTTTGCAGTATCAGTTCAGGTCTATCAGCTTGCCTTCTAGATTACATCCTCATAATTCCAGAATTGATGTTGAACTAAACAAGCTAAAGACCTGGCAAAGTTCATTAGTTTCGTCCATGGTTCTAACGAGTGGAGAGACTATTAGAACTGGATTGGTAGGGCTCGCGGGTTTGTACAGTTGCGTCGAAGAACTTATCCCCTCCCCTATCGCCCAAGCAGCCCTCGTCCAACATCGAAATGGAGTGCTAGTGGAAGAAGCTCTCGAGGGGTCCATCGGCTTTCTTGATTCGTGCAATGTGGCACGAGACTTGTTGTTGACGATGAAGCAAAATGTGCAAGACCTGCAGTCAGTTTTGAGAAGAAAGGGTGGAGATTCGAGCATCGACGGGAATATTACTGCTTACAAATCCTCCCAAAAGGAAGTAAAGAAGGAATCCGCGAAATGCATTAGAGCattgaagaaaatggaaaaacaaaacgATTTGTGTTCTATCTTCGTTGTGAACTACCACTTATCAGATGTGATTAGAGTGTTGAGAGAGGTTCGTATTGTTACGATCACTGTCCTCcgatttttcttcttgttcttgtctATGGTTGATTCGAGGCCAAGGCCATCCGGATGGCCATTGATCAAGATGTTAGTGGTTACAAGGACAAAGGGGCTCAAGAGTCTCAATCAAATTGGGAGTGTTGATGCTGCTTTGCAATCGTTGCACGGATGCGTTCGAAACAACGATCCGAATTCCAATGTGCAAATAACAAGAAGAAGATTAGAAGCACTTGGGGATAGCATGGAAGGACTTGAAACCGGATTAGATTGCCTCTACAGGCAACTGGTCCGGAATCGAGTTTCCCTTCTTAACATCTTAGCTCAATAG
- the LOC131302506 gene encoding pentatricopeptide repeat-containing protein At2g17670, with product MGKIPPAVRTVPFPASSLLKNRQAVVQSEIPNPLPKPHRFPNKTPKKNPPQTPKLPTISFTSPSLSDAKTLFNSLINSTPADLKFHNSLLQSYAAVSSLDDATSLLRHMNKTHAAFSPDHSTYQVLLTKSCYSPDPNLAAVRKTLTLMAAEGFPPDKATTDVAVRSLCNAGRLEHAVELVKEFCLKNSPPDSVTYNFLIKHLCRTRTVSSVNGFIKEMRESFALKPDLVSYTILIDNVCNRKNLREATRLLGLLSEDGFKPDCYVYNIVMKGYCMLSQGSEVLWVYKKMKEEGVEPDMVTYNTLIFGLSKSGRVKEARKFLGVMAEMGLSPDEVTYTSLMNGMCREGNASGALELLEEMEAKGCSPNSCTYNTLLHGLCKAKLLGKAIELYGVMKAGDVKLETGSYGTFLRTLCRNGRVAEAYEVFDYAVESKSLKDVVAYSTLESILKWLKKAKEQGLAV from the coding sequence atgggtAAAATACCTCCAGCGGTTAGAACAGTTCCATTTCCAGCATCATCTCTACTCAAGAACCGTCAAGCTGTCGTACAATCTGAAATCCCAAACCCACTTCCCAAACCCCATCGCTTCCCCAACAAAACCCCCAAGAAAAATCCCCCCCAAACCCCTAAACTTCCAACAATCTCATTCACCTCCCCTAGCCTCTCCGACGCCAAAACCCTCTTCAACTCCCTCATCAACTCCACCCCAGCCGACCTAAAATTCCACAACTCCCTCCTCCAATCCTACGCCGCCGTGTCGTCGCTCGACGATGCAACCTCTCTCCTCCGTCACATGAACAAGACCCACGCCGCCTTCTCCCCAGACCACTCCACTTACCAAGTCCTCCTCACCAAATCCTGCTACTCACCCGATCCCAACCTCGCCGCCGTCCGGAAAACCCTAACCCTGATGGCCGCCGAGGGTTTCCCACCAGATAAGGCCACCACAGACGTTGCTGTACGCTCCCTGTGCAACGCGGGCCGCCTTGAGCACGCCGTGGAATTGGTAAAAGAATTCTGCCTCAAAAACTCCCCTCCAGATTCAGTTACTTATAATTTCCTTATCAAGCATTTGTGTAGGACTAGGACTGTGAGTAGTGTTAATGGTTTTATTAAGGAAATGAGAGAGAGTTTTGCATTAAAGCCGGACCTTGTTTCATACACGATCTTGATCGACAATGTGTGTAATAGAAAGAATCTAAGGGAAGCGACCCGGTTGTTGGGGTTGTTGAGTGAGGACGGGTTTAAGCCGGATTGCTACGTGTATAATATTGTAATGAAGGGTTATTGTATGTTGAGTCAAGGTAGTGAGGTTTTGTGGGTTTACAAGAAAATGAAGGAAGAAGGCGTGGAGCCTGATATGGTGACTTACAATACTTTGATTTTCGGGTTGTCCAAGTCGGGGAGAGTTAAGGAAGCTAGGAAGTTTTTGGGTGTTATGGCGGAAATGGGTCTTTCTCCGGATGAGGTTACGTACACGTCTTTGATGAATGGGATGTGTAGGGAGGGGAATGCTTCGGGCGCGTTGGAGTTGTTGGAAGAGATGGAAGCAAAGGGTTGTAGTCCAAATTCGTGCACTTATAACACTTTGCTTCATGGGTTATGTAAGGCTAAGTTGTTGGGGAAAGCAATTGAATTGTATGGTGTGATGAAAGCAGGAGATGTGAAGCTGGAGACAGGATCTTACGGGACTTTTCTGAGGACGCTTTGTAGGAATGGTAGGGTTGCTGAGGCTTATGAAGTATTTGATTATGCAGTGGAGAGTAAGAGTTTGAAAGATGTTGTTGCTTACTCGACATTGGAAAGTATTCTGAAGTGGCTGAAGAAAGCTAAAGAGCAAGGACTTGCTGTTTAA
- the LOC131302496 gene encoding basic endochitinase-like isoform X3: MRILALISLSLLSILGASAQDISSLISKAVFENMLKHRNDAACQGKGFYTYEAFIAAAKAFGGFGTTGDDATKKREIAAFLAQTSHETTGGWPTAPDGPYAWGYCFVTERTNPPPDYCDGTPQQKQQYPCVAGKKYFGRGPIQISHHYNYGPAGTAIRSNLLANPDFVATDPTISFKTAFWFWMTPQSPKPSSHDVITGQWTPSPADSAAGRVPGYGVITNIINGGIECGKGSTTEQENRIGFYKHYSDILGVGYGNNLDCNNQRPFSP; this comes from the exons atgaggattttGGCACtaatttccctctctctcctctccataCTAGGAGCCTCGGCACAAGATATCAGCTCTCTTATCAGCAAAGCCGTGTTTGAGAATATGTTGAAGCATAGGAACGACGCGGCTTGTCAAGGGAAAGGGTTTTACACTTACGAGGCGTTCATCGCTGCTGCCAAGGCGTTTGGTGGTTTTGGAACTACCGGGGATGATGCTAccaagaagagagagattgcTGCGTTTTTGGCTCAAACTTCCCATGAAACTACCG GAGGGTGGCCAACGGCTCCGGACGGACCATATGCATGGGGATACTGTTTTGTAACGGAACGAACGAACCCCCCACCGGATTATTGTGATGGAACTCCACAACAGAAACAACAATACCCTTGTGTTGCTGGGAAGAAGTACTTCGGCCGTGGCCCCATCCAAATTTCACA CCATTACAACTATGGTCCAGCTGGAACAGCCATACGAAGCAATCTACTTGCCAACCCAGACTTTGTCGCAACCGACCCCACCATTTCTTTCAAAACAGCCTTCTGGTTCTGGATGACTCCACAATCTCCGAAACCCTCCAGCCACGATGTCATCACCGGCCAATGGACCCCGTCACCTGCCGATTCAGCAGCAGGTCGGGTCCCGGGGTACGGTGTCATCACCAACATAATCAACGGCGGAATTGAGTGTGGAAAAGGGTCTACTACCGAACAGGAGAATCGGATCGGGTTTTATAAGCACTACAGTGATATTTTGGGAGTCGGATATGGAAATAATCTTGATTGCAATAACCAAAGGCCTTTCAGCCCGTAA